In the Hordeum vulgare subsp. vulgare chromosome 7H, MorexV3_pseudomolecules_assembly, whole genome shotgun sequence genome, one interval contains:
- the LOC123409112 gene encoding replication protein A 32 kDa subunit C-like — protein MAAAASYFSGTALMPSERAGAPDYSAAGAATPSPSKSRNPRYSGCVPSTVLHISRSLAASAADHGGGGGDPVFSIDGVETSNVRVLGRVVSMSSRETDVSFTLDDGTGKIDLVRWINDETDARDAAFIQHGVYVRVHVNIMGFQAQKHGFARSIRPITNFNEVVLHFIECMHVHMENTQTKMQGQLPPAVQTNAYTHVPYSGGVREQQVHFTPQVNQRQLPPAVRTSASTYGPFTGGAREHQVHFTPQVNHGQFPLRVQTNTPTHGPFSSGVRDHQVQPAPRPQINQFAAYSGTGGQQYDLQRIVLEVLQAPDIISLENGVHVNEVARRTGAPKTNIMEVINLLADAGFICWTIDDYHVKSVCNG, from the exons atggccgccgccgcctcctactTCTCCGGCACGGCGCTGATGCCGTCGGAGCGCGCGGGGGCACCCGACTACTCCGCCGCCGGTGCGGCCACCCCTTCCCCCTCCAAG TCTCGCAACCCCCGCTACTCCGGCTGCGTCCCCTCCACCGTCCTCCACATCTCCCGCTCCCTCGCCGCGTCGGCTGCGGAccacggcggtggcggcggcgacccCGTCTTCTCCATCGACGGCGTCGAGACCAGCAAC GTTAGGGTTTTGGGGAGGGTGGTGAGCATGTCGAGCAGGGAGACCGACGTGTCCTTCACGCTCGACGACGGCACTGGGAAGATCGATCTCGTGCGGTG GATCAATGACGAGACAGATGCTCGAGACGCGGCTTTCATCCA GCATGGAGTGTACGTCAGGGTCCATGTGAACATCATGGGATTTCAAGCTCAGAAGCATGGATTTGCTCGATCTATCCG TCCAATTACCAATTTCAATGAAGTAGTGCTGCATTTCATCGAATGCATGCACGTGCACATGGAAAATACTCAGACGAAG ATGCAAGGGCAACTCCCTCCAGCTGTTCAAACAAACGCCTATACTCATGTGCCTTATTCTGGTGGAGTGAGAGAACAGCAAGTCCATTTTACTCCTCAAGTAAACCAACGGCAACTCCCACCTGCAGTTCGAACAAGTGCATCTACTTATGGGCCTTTTACTGGTGGTGCTAGAGAACATCAAGTTCATTTTACTCCTCAAGTAAATCATGGACAATTTCCCCTCAGAGTTCAAACAAATACACCTACTCATGGTCCTTTCTCCAGCGGAGTGAGGGACCATCAAGTTCAGCCTGCTCCTCGACCTCAAATAAACCAA TTTGCAGCTTACTCAGGCACTGGTGGACAACAGTATGATCTGCAAAGAATTGTTTTGGAAGTTCTGCAAGCACCTGATATCAT ATCCCTTGAAAATGGCGTACATGTCAATGAAGTGGCTAGAAGAACTGG